One Brassica napus cultivar Da-Ae chromosome C2, Da-Ae, whole genome shotgun sequence DNA window includes the following coding sequences:
- the LOC106369696 gene encoding uncharacterized protein LOC106369696, whose amino-acid sequence MLAVALPKESREATMCKGFGSTLIGPALQWYINLPTRSISSFPGQSDKFVEQFASSRSLEKTSDGLYQILQRRVEPLRHYLAHFNEEKVAVAECSIPTAISAFKRGLLPDRGLYKELTMYPCKTMEDVLSRAWSQVKWEEDIASRAKAQPKQDQKSTRSDRGDREERSSQKGSKDSGSRNRGRFQYRPLEKEEGMYVSTWPDISHLSISTPELVNTLRQMGQQVKLHRPEDRGQRTAPKGASPRIPFRESQAHLSKEASGKSKGDAPSSQPRQNRVIHVISGGSEVSGVSHAAAKKSTRNAKHGLETTQPKRLLLSTDEISFTSKEQEKILAPHHDSLVVSLTIANCLVKRILVDNGSSSNIIFLTAYQDLGLEENTLTRKVTPLIGFSGEVKQTAGEVVLPVYAEGINLSTKFQVVDCQSAYSMILGRPAIHDMGAVPSTLHQIVKFPTPWGIRAIRGDQENSRSCYQTTLKGKTKVL is encoded by the exons ATGCTAGCGGTTGCGCTCCCCAAGGAGTCCCGTGAGGCTACCATGTGTAAAGGGTTTGGCTCCACTCTAATTGGACCCGCCTTGCAATGGTATATCAATCTCCCTACTAGGTCCATCTCTTCCTTTCCCGGCCAGAGCGACAAGTTTGTAGAACAATTCGCGAGTAGCAGGAGCCTGGAGAAGACTTCAGACGGTCTCTACCAGATCCTTCAGCGTCGAGTAGAACCCCTGCGGCACTACCTTGCCCATTTCAATGAAGAGAAGGTAGCAGTCGCTGAATGCAGCATCCCTACCGCAATCTCTGCCTTCAAGAGAGGCCTACTTCCAGACAGAGGGCTCTACAAAGAGCTAACCATGTACCCTTGCAAAACCATGGAGGATGTGCTATCCCGAGCGTGGTCACAGGTGAAGTGGGAAGAGGACATCGCTAGCCGCGCCAAGGCTCAACCCAAACAGGATCAGAAGTCCACCCGATCAGACCGGGGAGACCGAGAAGAAAGATCCTCCCAAAAGGGATCCAAGGACTCCGGAAGCAGGAACCGGGGCAGGTTCCAATACCGGCCATTAGAAAAAGAAGAGGGGATGTATGTGTCTACTTGGCCCGATATCTCCCATCTCTCAATATCCACACCAGAGCTGGTCAACACGCTGAGgcagatgggccaacaggtcAA ACTGCATCGCCCTGAAGATCGAGGTCAACGAACTGCTCCAAAAGGGGCATCTCCGAGAATTCCTTTCAGAGAAAGCCAAGCTCATCTTAGCAAAGAAGCATCAGGGAAATCTAAAGGGGACGCACCAAGCTCACAACCTCGCCAGAACCGGGTGATTCATGTCATCTCAGGAGGCTCTGAAGTAAGTGGCGTGAGTCATGCAGCTGCGAAGAAGAGCACCCGTAATGCTAAACACGGCCTGGAGACTACTCAACCTAAACGTCTACTTCTAAGTACCGACGAGATAAGCTTCACATCCAAGGAGCAAGAGAAGATATTAGCTCCCCACCATGACTCTCTAGTTGTCTCTCTCACCATAGCGAACTGTTTGGTGAAAAGAATACTAGTAGACAACGGGTCCTCCAGCAATATCATCTTCCTGACGGCGTACCAAGACCTAGGGTTAGAGGAGAATACCCTGACGCGCAAAGTAACCCCACTCATCGGGTTCAGCGGCGAGGTCAAGCAAACTGCTGGGGAGGTTGTTCTGCCAGTATATGCTGAAGGGATCAACCTATCTACCAAATTCCAGGTCGTGGATTGCCAATCGGCATACAGCATGATCTTAGGACGACCCGCGATTCACGACATGGGAGCAGTCCCCTCAACCCTCCATCAAATAGTGAAGTTCCCTACACCCTGGGGCATCAGAGCAATCCGAGGAGACCAGGAGAATTCTAGGTCCTGCTACCAGACCACCTTAAAAGGGAAGACCAAagtcttatag